AGGACCATGTCAGAAGTGGGAGTGAGAACGAAAGGAAAGATGAAATGATGGCTATTTCTCAGATGtgaataaagtgaaatatttaaaaagtcaggaCTCAGAAGTCCACGGATTTCCAGACATATATAGACCTTCCTCCTATTCCTTCTAACCTAAGGACAGCACCCAGGTCAGGAGTGAATGGCAGAGATACTCAGCATGGCTGAAAAATCACGTGTCATGAAGCAAGAAGGCAAACAGTgctgctgcccagggcagggTGTACTGTGTATTATCAGGCTGGCTGTGGAAGAGTCACCCAGGGTCACTTGATAAACATACAGagtcccagcctcccctgggagATTCCAGTTCCAGCAGATCTGAGGTCGGGCACagcaaaacatatttttaacagGTGATTCCGATACACAAGTAGATCTGGGGAATGCTGCAAAGACTGTGAGAAACAACTTTTCTTGTTAGGGGAGGGGATCAGGAAGAGCTGAATAGAACCAATCGTGCTATAACCAAGGTCCTGTGACCGAGGGGTGGTATTCAAAGAACTCTAGAACCTTGAGTGATGACTCTGGTATTATTACAACTTCTGCCTCACACAAGAAAGGGCTTAGCCCCTGGCTGTCTACTTTCTATTCTCCATTTAAATTCTTAAGAGGGCAATGTATTGATTAGTATTGATCAGTTAAGAGTTAGTCCATCCATCTGAACCAAACACTATCCTAGCAATTTTTTCTGTATGTGGGTTATAgataataacaattattttttaaaatctataaagatGATTATGCTCTTAGTTAGGAACCCATACGAATGAGCATTTACTACTAAGtaattagaaaacataaaaaggtaCACTCCAAACAGAATCTTATTTTGGAATTTTAGTGTTAACAGATTTTAGTATTAACAGATGGCAGCTTCACAGGTAAACATTGAGGGGAACTCAGACGTCCAAATCAGGCCCAGTCATGCCATGAACTTAAAAGCTTGCTGTTGCGCAGAGGTTTTGTTTCATATTTGTGGTAACTGGTAGCTGTGATGGCCAAGCTCACAGGTAAGCATCCAGCCCTGTTCCCCATTCCCTTTTGAATCCATAGGGAGCTCTGAGGGCTCAGAGTTCATATGTCTGTTGAATGTGCTGATGGGCCCTTTGGTGACAGACCCATTTCCCTGGTCTTTCCTGTCTCTGTCCTGTCCTGCTGGGCAAGATGTGAACCAAGAGGTCTATGGATTTACTCCAGTGATACTGTATGGTGCCACAGAGGACCCAGGCCACGAAGTCTCTGAGGTATACACAGATAAGAAGgtcaagaagagaggaaaggcaTTACTCCCATTTTGATGGTGGAATGTGCCACTCACATAAGTGAGTCCTGAGTCTCTTTTCTAGACATGAGCAAAGATTTCTCGAGTTGAACATGGGTGGGCACAACTCATACTCACGCATACACTGACACACACAATCAAGACTCAGAAGCAGCCTTCAGTTAATGTGACTGAAGCTGGTGCCAGGTGGAGACAGAACCTCCTCAACCCTCTCGGTAGATTTGCTGGTAGGGACTCCAAGTAGACAAAAGATCCAGTGATAGGTTTTTCTGCTCTTGCTCAGATGTGGCAAGGTGGTAGCCCAGCAAATTCATGGTATTCCCACAGACTTTCTGAAGTCGAGAAACCTTTTCGTAAGGCAGGGACCAGCGCCAGGCCTGAGAGACACTGAGGGCGTTCCTGGCATTTGTCTGGAAGGCGTGCCCCCCCATGCCCTTGCCTCGAGTGATGTTGTACACCCAGGTCTGGAGCTGGGGCAAGAATTTCAACCCCACATATTCATACATTCGGGCAGTCTGGGCCAGGGGGTCCCGGGCCAAGTCCTCATAGCGCATGAGCAGGTAGCGCTGCCTTAGGACTTTGGGCAAGGACTGCACAGCCTTGTAGATCTCCAGCTGGCTTTGGCAGATGACTTGCATTGCATAGTATGGTTGATCCTCCTTCTTGAGTTTCTGCCAGTCCTGCCCCATCACAATGTGGCTGTCAATCATGAGATCCTGCGTGGTGCGTTCTCGGGAACGGAATACCGCCCGGGGGTCCCGGACTAGATGTACAATGTGCAGATTAAGGGAAGGGTCTCTCAGCAGTGGGTAGAGCACCTGCAGGTTGAAGAAGCGCACCTCCTTGAGCACAACGTGGCTGTGGGAGTGGCAGGCCTTCTCTACCACCTCAAAGGGCTCTTGATTGCACAGGATCCTGCAGTCAGACTGGGATATGGTCTCATTTTGTGGCAAGACGTTGCAGGCAGGTGGGGAACACAGGGCACGGCTGCTGTACCACTGGAAGAGGCTGGACTGTTTTCGGGGCCCAGGTTTCATGTAGGCGTCAAAGACACTCATGTCACACAGAAAGACAGCCCATATCAGATCCCGCACTGCCATGTGCAGCCTTTGGGCAGTGCTTTGTGTGAAGGTCATCCAGACGTGCCAGGCAGGCTCCATCAGGTAGAAGACATCTGGGTGCTGTGCAAAAAGCTGCCCCACAAAAGAAGAGCCAGAGCGCCACGAAGACAGGACcagcacgtgcatgtgtgtggggtTGGGTTCCTCCTTCGTATTCTGGGAGTTGAACTTATAGCTGTAGAGATGGATGAATAGGATAAAGATGGCCATCTGGGAAGACAGGAACAGCAGTAGCTTCAATTTTGGGGGTAGTATCATGCTGAAGTGGAAGACCTTCAAGGGACAAGCAGAGGGGGTAGGTAAGCCTGCTGTTTTGGTATCTGTCTTCCATCCCCTTTCTAGCCAAAGCCATCTTCTCCCTGACCCTCACCAAAGAGCAGTGTAGACTGTTGGAACTTTTTTGCAGCCAATTGCACAAATCCTTCTTCAGATCACTTCCTGTCCCTTCTAGTTAGTATGTCAATAAGTTCTGTTTATTTTAGGCTCTTTACTTCCTCCTGGTCTTTCTTGTGCATTGAGCTCTCAAATATGTGTGAATTCAGCCATATTTCATGAATATAGGGAAATAGTTCCAACCTGGCACCCTGGTGACATGCATGTCTTCACATAGGCCTTAGAGGCAAAGCTTAACCACAGCCTTATCCAACTTTGGGGTGAATGCCTTGTGATTCCTTTTGAAACTAAGGGAGGTACGCTGACTTGTGAGGAACTGCCTTGAGGCCATTGCCCAGCCACCCATCCCCATCCTGAGGGAGAGTGCCAAGGCCATTTTTCACTACCCTCCTTCAACTCAGTTAAATACAGAACTTTCAGTACCTTGAAGGATATGGCTGCAGGCTATAAAACTGCTTGGCTGTAGTTTGGAGTTTTTTCCTCAGTGGCAGAGCTAAGTGCCCGTGGAACCTATCATCCGGTCCCCTCTGCTTTGGTCTCATCCTTTGGGACATGAGGAGCTGAGCCACTGCTGACCTTGCATCTGTGTAGGTAATCAACTATCTGCATCTATTTGGATTGAATCATTGTCTCCTTAACAGCCAACTCTGTGTCATTGTCTCCTTGACAGCCGAACTAAGAGCTGCAGTAGTGATACTTGTGGCCTGTTGGCCACCGTGTTGCTGCTTGGGGGAATGCTTGACTACTTGACACAGCCTACTCAGGGCTGCTCAGTATGGTTGGACATGTTGTCTACTGCCCAGCCCTAGGGAATGCCTTCTTATCAAGGATTTGagatgtttattataaaaaacgTCTGGTAGGTGACAGTAAAACATCTTGGTCCAACAGAATAAGTATATGAGAATGGTTTTGCAGTTGTTAGATGTTAAATATCTAGAGAAAGGAATTACACTTTGTAATTTACAGTAAGGCTCAAACAGACTGGTGGCAAACCTGAACTTAACTTCCTTCACAATCAGGATTTGTTTTGTGTGAAAAGACCATGGTACCCAGTGCCATGCTAGAATATTATTCTGAGGGCGATCTTAACCCTCTTTAAGAGTTGAGATGACTCTGGGTTATTGTAGGTGACTTCCTGGCTTAAATAACTACCGAGAGATAAAATAGATAACCTCACATAATGTAAAATATCAGTAGTAGCAAGGTGCTAATTTGCATACCACTCTATACTCAAGAAATTACTCCTTCAAGCTTTAATAAAGACGAGAAAGTGTATTTCTCAATAGCAATTGGAGCTGGATTTAGAATATGCTCTTCTCCTAGTGATAAAGCTTatcaccaatttttaaaaaggttttaataGGTAACAGTCTCATGgttcaaattgtttttcaaagtatCCTTATCATGGACATTAACTGCACAGactcagaatttaaaagaagGCTTCCTAAGATTCCGAATGCAGGAAAGGAATAAGGGGAGTGCTTGCCGGCCTGTGGCCAGCCTGTCACACTTCTGGTCTTTCACATATTAAATGATAGGCAAGGGGAAATCCTGTAACAACAGTTATGTCTCTGGAGGAGGCCTATagtcataaataagaaaatttctaGCTACTTATAAACAGGGCTAATGACATAAACAGGGCTAATGACATACTTTTTAAAGGGGTCACAGTGTTTTTTGAGAGGAAAGAACAACTAAGAATTTTACCAGCTGCTGAATCACTAACCTCTTCTCCATTTACTAACAGCCAGTATTTATCCACTAGCTGATGCTTCAGCATCACTGTGCAGTGAGAAGCCTACTTCCAGCACCTGTCCTCTATCTGCCCATTTCCCAGCTTGCCCCCAAACAGCAACTGGGTTCATTCTTTAATGTGTCCTGTCAGTTGCTTTATGCATATACAAGAAAATTCAAATGTATgtgtattcttaatttttctcctttttattacaCAGAAGGCTGCAAGTTATCCATGCTGTGCGGTACCTTGCTTTGTTAACAATATGTCTTTGAGAGCTTTCCATGGCAGTACATCAAGCATTTCCTTATTCCTTTTCCCCACTACCTAGAATTTATTGTATAGAtgtaccacaacttatttataaCCAGTTTCCCCACTGATGAGCTTCtgggttgttttcagtcttttgccaTTTCAAAAACTTAAGTAATGACCTTTAGGTTCATACATCACTATACAAGTATGTAAGCTAACACCCCAGAAGTGCAATCACTGAGTCAAAGAGTGTAGGTATGTCTATCTTTGGTGTCTTGTTGTCCAGATAGCCTGTATACTGGTCATAAACCACTATCTACATCTAGAGCTCCAGGGATTCTAGGAAGCAGATATTAGAGGATAAATTGGACAGCCACAGATGTGACTCTTGGAGTTTATAGCCTGCTTCCTGAAGAGATAGAGCACACTAGGCCAGCTCATAGGTTCCCCATGGAAGTCCCCTGAACCTTCTGGGAAGTGTGTGATGACCTCAGCCAAATCTTGTGTGGCAGTGGCCCAGAAACCCCTCTCTTCCATTCGTTACAACAATGCACTTCCTCTATATGTGCCAAAAGGATCCAGTGAGGATCATCTCTCCTTGACGCCAAAAAACATTCTTGCTGTATGCTAGGAAAATGTCAGTAAATGGTAATCCCTGTCATGGTCCTGAAATTTAGAACAGGACCAGCTAAGATATGAGCCCAAGAGGAAATGATTAGAAACTATGCCATTTTTGATAAATGGCTCaagaattacctccccccaaccaagGACTGAGGAAATGCCTAGCAAGAAATCTTCTCCCAAAGGCAATATGAGTATGAGGAAAAGTttggaacaaagataagaaataatggaacaaaagaaaggaaaggaaagaacttGACCTATGTAAAATTATACTGAAACTGTGGTAGAATTTTATATGCAGGGCCTATAATCAGCTGGGGAAAAAGCTAACATTTCCTAGGGATTAACAATGTAGACCTTTCACAGTTCCACCATCCCTCCCCTATCTGGCTTCGGGCCAACTCAGTGTCCTGAATGGGCTCGAGTGCTCTGAGCCCTCCTTGCCTGCCACTACCTCCTGGCCTCATGCGCATTCTCTCCCAGAGCTGGAGCCTAGCCTTCTAGCTTGTCCCCAGTCATCCTCAGGCTTTAGCTGACCACGGTTCTCAGGAATTCCTGTGGAAACCctctgacttcttttctttttctttccataagCAATTTCCCCGGCTAGAAGGAAAGTATGATTTTGTAAAGTGAGTCCCATCTCTTGTCACTGGGATCTAGACACATCCTGGATCTAGCAACCCTTGATGGGGGTGATCAGAACAGCCAGGGAATACTTTAGAACGTGCCTCAGGGGAAAGCTCCCCTCTGCAGTGACTGGAGTCAGTGCTAGAGGTGGCTCTGTAAAGAAAAGAACACTCATGGCTTTTTATGGTAACCCCTTCTAATCTAACCACCACTCTTCCCACCAGTCCTGTACTAACCTCCTCTGTTAAATCCTTGGGGTTAGTAAACATTTATGAGAGGTCTGTGACTTAACTTTCATCTCAGAGTCCCAAGACCACCTTCCTGTGTGTTCTTTTCTGGCTGTTTGATTGCACGCTTGAACCCCGCCTGCCCTCCCTGTTATGAAATCCTGAATCTGCTCATCTCTAGTCTGGCCTTGATAATAAGTAGCCTCTCCCAACAGCCTGTCAGCTCTCCTTCTCACCCACTGCTGCCAAAACCTATCTTTTTAAAGCACAAGCCTATCACTCCCCtccttaaaatccttcaataaCTTTCTGACACATCCAGGAGTAAATCCCCAATTCTTGTGCCCAGGGCCCTCCATAATCTGATCTTTGATCTCCTGTCACTCCCCTCCCTTTCGGTTCCCTAGGACCCAGATTTTACGTTCGGTTCTTCCCCactttccctgttattgagaagccCTGAGACATTAGCAAGATAACTGCTTTTTCCTCAAGATGCTGCCCACCTGTCAGCCGTCTCCCTGAAAGGTATCTCGCTTCCTCCAAAGATTTAGTTTTTTCCTAAACTTTACATTTACATCCGTCTCTCACGCTGTAGTAAACAGCGGTAGATCAATGTCTCTCCCACTGGGCTGCTGTAAAGGCTGTGTCTTAACTTGTGTACAGGCACATAAAATGTACAAGTGATTAGGTATCATTAAACacgtgttgaataaatgaataaataaaaagttaagtatGGAAGGAGCCATAGTTATTACTAGAAATCAGATACCTGAATGAGATCCACGAAGAAACTGAAACTtgtctttttctaaaatgcacacaactgtctcttttcttctagtaTCAGTTTCTAAAATTCAGGTGATTTCATTGGGCATTGAGCATAAGAAGTGAAGTCTCAACTGCATGAACAAGAGATTAATAAAGTCAGAGGCATAGTTTGGAAGCAATATGACACAGTTAACCTCACTccaaaaaaaatagtttctatccTAAGCATGTATTAATTAGAACTAGGGGAATAAACCatgaacattatttaaaaaaatacttattagtaagaaataaaagaccCATTGCAGGGCAGCAGTCTACTCACAATACTTCCCTTGCTCTAACCAGTtcagttagaaaaagaagaaaaatagaaggaaaaagccCTCAGCACATGCCATCATTTCCACCCAAAAAcctaaattaaaaacacattgcCCTAATTATGGGTAAGTAGTATCATCTTAGCACACAAAGGACAGTCCATCATTGAAAGTCATGAGAACTTTAGGATCTTGAAAAACATCACCCAAGGGTAATACTGACATAGCACCTAAGTCAGGACCGTGAGGCACCAGGATGGGCGACCTCACCCAGCAGTCTGATTACAGAGGGCTGAATTATAAATGACCTCCAAGTCCATAATTTTtgtagccttaaaaaaaaaaacaggaattctgagaaaaaaaccaaacagacatCAATTTAAGAGCCCTGGATTCCAGCTGCTGACACATTCATAACTTAGATTTCCCAGTGAGATTGCCCCCAAAACCAGAATTGGAGATGGCAGAAGACGTttatgcagagagagagaacagagctgggTTGGGGAAACCTATATCCATACATACAGCTGCAGAACCTGGAAACCTGTGAGATAAGCCCCTGCGCAAAGGATTTCCACGTAACAACACGCTCTAACTAGACTGAAAGGTGTTCGCAATTGCTGTGTCCCTGGTAACAATGATAGTGCCTATCACCTAGTATAGGACTTAAGAAACATCTGTTGAGTGTATGACTGAATGAACAAACATTTGTAGAGCGTTTTTTTCACTGTTTGAGGGGTGACCTGCATAAGAAAGGCAGgacaagatatttttattttgtacatataaAAGTATCTCTCTTCCAGTTAGAAGTTCCAGACTTGTCCAGGGCCATACAAGACAGAATTCTCTTCTACCTCGGTTGACTTGCTGACCTCATAATTTAATCTGATTTTACATCTGAATGGCGCTCCACAACTTTGAAAGCCTTTTTTAGCCACAGTAATGACAGCAGTCtgattaaatgtataaaatagtgATGATCAACACCTCCCATTTTCAGAATAAGTAAAATGAACTTTAATAAATTGACTCAATGATAGAAATAGCCCTGACTGATCAGACCCAGGTCTTTTGGGTCCCAAGTCTGAGAGTGTTAATTATCACACTAAATCTCACCTGAGCTAGAGAAAACCTGTAGTTCCATCACCTCTGGTCCCCACTCCCCAACACCTGAGCAGAGAAGCTACAGAGACTTGAAGTCCAAAGCCAGCATCCGAATGAAAAGATGCATCAAAGCGACCAGCTACAAAATACACATCAGAATAGCCCTACTCACACTCTAGGCTCTTTCTGACTCTTTTAGAGATGGAGCTGGGTGGGGATAGGGAGCTGCTGGCAGGCAGCTTGTGCTTTTGGGGGGAAATTGTCCAGGTTATTCTGATTCACCCTCCTCCACGACCTCCCACCCCCCAAGTCCCCAGTTTAGTTGCCCCAGGTTCTGTGATACTCTGCTCCAATAGCCAGGGGAAAATGGCCCTACTTTGGAGGTATACACAGAGAATATTCTCTCCTTACCTTGTTAGTGGCTTAGGCTTCCTCACTGCTCTAAAGGCTCGCTGCTAGCCAAGCTGTGCAGCTTCTCTCCTCTGACTCACCAACTCccctctcagcttcctcct
This region of Camelus ferus isolate YT-003-E chromosome 9, BCGSAC_Cfer_1.0, whole genome shotgun sequence genomic DNA includes:
- the LOC116665799 gene encoding carbohydrate sulfotransferase 4-like, yielding MILPPKLKLLLFLSSQMAIFILFIHLYSYKFNSQNTKEEPNPTHMHVLVLSSWRSGSSFVGQLFAQHPDVFYLMEPAWHVWMTFTQSTAQRLHMAVRDLIWAVFLCDMSVFDAYMKPGPRKQSSLFQWYSSRALCSPPACNVLPQNETISQSDCRILCNQEPFEVVEKACHSHSHVVLKEVRFFNLQVLYPLLRDPSLNLHIVHLVRDPRAVFRSRERTTQDLMIDSHIVMGQDWQKLKKEDQPYYAMQVICQSQLEIYKAVQSLPKVLRQRYLLMRYEDLARDPLAQTARMYEYVGLKFLPQLQTWVYNITRGKGMGGHAFQTNARNALSVSQAWRWSLPYEKVSRLQKVCGNTMNLLGYHLATSEQEQKNLSLDLLSTWSPYQQIYREG